ATTCTACAATGAGCCACGCGTACAATTGGAGAAAAAGATGTTGACGAAAACCAAAGGGTTTGATATACTGAACAACGTCGCCGAGAGGCAAGGCAATACTTTGTGGGCGAATAGCTCAGCTGGGAGAGCACCTGCCTTACAAGCAGGGGGTCACAGGTTCGCGCCCTGTTTCGCCCACCAGTCTTTTATCTTTAGTCAGCCTTTAGGCGGTCAGGCCGAGGTAGCTCAGTCGGTAGAGCAGGGGACTGAAAATCCCCGTGTCGACGGTTCGATTCCGCCCCTCGGCACCAGGAGCAAATTCTAAGATATGGCGCAGTACCCAAGTGGTAAGGGAGCGGTCTGCAAAACCGTTATTCACCGGTTCAAATCCGGTCTGCGCCTCCAAAGACAAGAGGCGCAACTCTGTTACAGAGCTGCTCCTTTTGTCGTTTTAGCTATTGTCAATGGGATGATTATCTCAGGAGGGCGAGCAACAGACTTTGGACAATACCGATAAAAAAGCCAAGGACTCCTCCCAGAAGTTCGATATGGCGCAGTTCCTTCCGGGCAGTGGCGATCACCAACTGTTCCAGCTGCAGGGTATCAAAGGACAGGATCTGTTCCTCCACCATCTGGCCGATATCGATTTCGGCTTGCAGCTTGCTTACACCCCGTTGAAAGGCGTCTTCCAGCAGGGACTGGCCTTCCCTAGTGATCCAATCGGCGATGACGTCCCTGATGCGGTTGCGCAGGGAAGAGGGAATTAGCGTTGGCAAAAGGGCATGGAGCTTGTCATCGATATAGGTGACGACGCTGGAGAGGATGTCCAACTGATATTGCTTCTGATCGATGCGGCCAAGCACGTGCTCTA
The DNA window shown above is from Bacillota bacterium and carries:
- a CDS encoding DUF445 family protein; its protein translation is MEIALFMSGPVIGALIGWLTNLLAVRMLFHPREPVVIPGLGWQIQGLIPKRKADFAHSVGKAVSEELLPIEHVLGRIDQKQYQLDILSSVVTYIDDKLHALLPTLIPSSLRNRIRDVIADWITREGQSLLEDAFQRGVSKLQAEIDIGQMVEEQILSFDTLQLEQLVIATARKELRHIELLGGVLGFFIGIVQSLLLALLR